A single Paenibacillus kribbensis DNA region contains:
- a CDS encoding ABC transporter substrate-binding protein, protein MGKKGWFLIMAMLLVLTTACSGADSGSNSGASADSKVKLRIAWWGSDTRHEYTQKVIDLYKQKNPNVTIDVEYASFDDYWKKLAPQAAANQLPDIVQMDISYISQYAKNGQLEDMAPYLNQKIQVADVNENVLKTGIIAGKQYGIPTGVNVLGFQYDPALLKKAGIDKIPDNWTWDQYKELALKAGSNKVYFDSSMAADIFFHYYLRTHGKSLYNAEGTGLGYDDDKLFVDFFGGLAELIKKGATPPPEIMNQTKGILEESDLVKGTGIGIWQWSNQYVGLQQVVNRPMALAPMFGPDMEKGIYMQPTMYWTVAARSQVKDEAAKFIDFWMNDVEANKLIKGERGVPISAKIKEAIAPELSEATKQVFDFVASMEPKASPMSPPPPVGSPEVIATLTDYIEQVNFGQMTAADAAVKFRTDANTILANNKQ, encoded by the coding sequence GTGGGCAAAAAGGGATGGTTTCTGATCATGGCTATGCTGCTCGTTTTGACGACAGCATGCAGCGGAGCGGACAGCGGCAGCAATTCGGGGGCAAGTGCAGACAGTAAGGTAAAGTTGCGGATTGCTTGGTGGGGATCAGATACCCGTCATGAATACACGCAGAAGGTAATTGATTTGTATAAGCAAAAAAATCCGAATGTGACGATTGATGTGGAATATGCCTCTTTTGATGACTATTGGAAAAAGCTCGCCCCGCAGGCGGCAGCAAACCAGCTGCCGGATATCGTGCAGATGGACATTTCATACATTAGCCAATATGCGAAGAACGGTCAACTGGAGGATATGGCGCCTTACTTGAATCAAAAAATTCAGGTCGCTGACGTGAACGAAAATGTACTCAAAACCGGCATCATTGCCGGAAAACAATATGGTATTCCGACAGGTGTCAATGTGCTGGGCTTCCAGTATGACCCGGCCCTGCTGAAAAAAGCGGGCATAGACAAAATTCCTGACAACTGGACATGGGATCAATACAAAGAACTGGCCTTGAAGGCAGGTTCCAATAAAGTTTACTTTGACAGCTCCATGGCTGCCGATATTTTCTTCCACTATTATTTGCGGACACATGGAAAGTCTCTCTACAATGCGGAAGGAACAGGATTGGGGTATGACGACGATAAGCTGTTTGTTGACTTCTTCGGCGGATTGGCTGAGTTGATTAAGAAGGGGGCGACTCCACCTCCCGAAATCATGAACCAGACCAAGGGGATTCTGGAGGAGTCCGATCTCGTAAAAGGAACAGGCATCGGCATTTGGCAATGGTCCAATCAGTATGTAGGCTTACAGCAGGTCGTTAACCGTCCGATGGCGCTGGCTCCGATGTTCGGGCCGGATATGGAAAAAGGTATATACATGCAGCCTACGATGTATTGGACGGTCGCTGCCCGTTCTCAGGTGAAGGATGAGGCCGCCAAGTTTATTGATTTCTGGATGAACGATGTGGAAGCGAATAAATTGATTAAGGGCGAGCGGGGCGTACCGATTTCCGCCAAAATCAAGGAAGCTATAGCGCCTGAGTTGAGTGAGGCTACGAAGCAGGTGTTTGATTTTGTGGCTTCCATGGAGCCAAAGGCTTCTCCAATGAGCCCACCGCCGCCAGTCGGATCACCGGAAGTGATTGCGACCCTGACCGATTATATTGAGCAGGTCAATTTCGGTCAAATGACAGCAGCGGATGCAGCGGTCAAATTCCGAACTGATGCGAATACCATCCTTGCGAATAACAAGCAGTAA
- a CDS encoding response regulator transcription factor, with amino-acid sequence MYKVLLVDDERVILEGISQVVDWSKAGTQLVGTARNGIEAYDQIQASPPDFVISDISMPGLDGIGLVAKTTEHFPDVRFILLSGYKDFDYACRAMQYGVKHYLLKPCNERQIHEALTELSQEREEHEERKQFVNRMKLDFQRMLPHVKEHFLKEFISYKTYGSRDIAFYERLFGLELQNKQVRMLLLRVEESHEPEHLFALQNIAADLMEHVLLGTTMQGQLLIVLESGDDTSRLMDQIDAVRATFRRFYKLEVTVAVSESDSMQHSRGMYRETLHCMNHRFYTGEGSLITKEDLATEDPREMADLELDEEKFGLLIKAGNTEEVAREVDRLFGILSRMKLEISVTRSYVLQLYAAMIRICPEEERSEFTSRMAVLAEQKTLAALKSFVKETAGRMTAIYYKSNVCRQSSTVDKMITIIEQNYRKSDLSLNGVAGQMLYMNSDYLGKIFKKVTGENFSHYVNRYRIERAAEHIRETGDVKVFELAEWFGFGGNAQYFSQVFKKWAGMTPSEYIKSHERG; translated from the coding sequence ATGTACAAGGTGCTGCTGGTTGATGATGAGCGTGTGATTTTGGAAGGCATATCACAGGTGGTGGATTGGAGCAAAGCAGGGACACAACTGGTGGGTACGGCTCGAAACGGGATTGAGGCTTATGATCAGATTCAGGCCAGTCCGCCTGATTTTGTGATTAGCGACATCTCTATGCCAGGTTTGGATGGCATCGGGTTGGTTGCCAAAACGACGGAGCATTTTCCAGACGTTCGGTTCATTCTGTTGTCCGGCTATAAAGATTTCGACTATGCTTGTCGGGCTATGCAATATGGGGTAAAGCACTATTTATTGAAGCCCTGCAATGAGCGGCAAATCCATGAGGCACTAACCGAGCTGAGTCAGGAGCGGGAGGAGCATGAGGAACGCAAGCAGTTTGTGAACCGGATGAAGCTTGATTTTCAGCGTATGCTGCCTCATGTGAAGGAGCACTTTTTAAAGGAGTTCATTTCGTATAAAACCTACGGAAGCCGTGATATCGCTTTTTATGAGCGGTTATTCGGACTGGAGCTGCAGAATAAGCAGGTGCGAATGCTGCTGCTGCGGGTAGAGGAATCCCATGAGCCGGAGCATCTGTTTGCGTTGCAAAATATTGCAGCAGATTTAATGGAGCATGTCCTGCTCGGTACGACCATGCAAGGACAGCTGCTCATTGTGCTGGAAAGCGGGGATGATACGTCCAGGCTTATGGACCAGATCGACGCGGTACGTGCAACGTTTCGTCGTTTTTACAAGCTGGAGGTAACGGTTGCGGTTAGCGAGTCGGACAGTATGCAGCATTCGCGGGGGATGTACCGGGAGACATTGCATTGTATGAATCATCGTTTTTACACTGGGGAGGGCAGTTTGATTACGAAGGAAGATTTGGCGACCGAGGACCCGCGGGAGATGGCAGATTTGGAGCTGGACGAGGAAAAATTTGGTCTGCTGATCAAAGCGGGAAATACGGAGGAGGTTGCCCGGGAAGTGGATCGGTTGTTCGGCATCCTGTCCCGTATGAAACTTGAAATTTCTGTGACCCGTTCCTATGTGCTTCAGCTGTATGCCGCCATGATCCGTATATGCCCTGAAGAGGAGCGTTCCGAGTTTACGAGCCGAATGGCCGTGCTGGCAGAGCAAAAAACGCTTGCTGCTCTTAAATCCTTTGTGAAGGAGACCGCCGGACGAATGACCGCAATCTACTATAAGAGCAATGTGTGTCGCCAATCCTCCACCGTGGATAAAATGATCACCATTATTGAACAGAACTATCGAAAATCCGACTTGTCACTAAACGGAGTGGCCGGGCAAATGCTGTATATGAATTCCGACTACCTGGGGAAAATTTTCAAAAAGGTAACGGGTGAAAACTTTTCGCATTACGTGAATCGTTACCGGATCGAACGTGCGGCTGAGCATATTCGGGAGACGGGAGACGTCAAGGTGTTTGAGCTGGCGGAATGGTTCGGCTTTGGCGGGAACGCCCAATATTTTAGCCAGGTGTTCAAAAAATGGGCGGGTATGACGCCATCCGAGTACATTAAATCACACGAACGGGGATGA